A genomic window from Camelina sativa cultivar DH55 chromosome 2, Cs, whole genome shotgun sequence includes:
- the LOC104726547 gene encoding transcription factor bHLH120-like isoform X2: protein MDPCNNPKKTRRQSHMPHVGDETKKEKKLLHRNMERQRRQEMAILFASLRNQLPLKYIKGKRAMSDHVNGAVTFIKDTQTRIQELSARRDELKRETGDPTTSQTRSGSGSGSSRSEPATVMVQPCVSGFEVVVTSSASGLEAWPLSRVLEVLHEQGLEVISSLTARVNERLMYTIQVEVNSFGCFDLTWLQQKLIDELVLSTTRH from the exons ATGGATCCTTGTAACAATCCTAAGAAGACAAGGCGGCAGAGTCATATGCCTCACGTAGGAGATGAaacgaagaaggagaagaagcttctCCACCGCAACATGGAGCGGCAAAGAAGACAAGAAATGGCGATCCTTTTCGCCTCTCTTCGTAATCAGCTACCTCTGAAATACATCAag GGAAAGAGAGCGATGTCAGATCATGTAAACGGAGCAGTAACTTTCATCAAGGACACGCAAACACGGATACAAGAACTCTCCGCAAGAAGAGACGAGCTAAAGAGAGAGACTGGTGACCCTACTACTAGTCAAACTcgatccggatccggatctgGGTCAAGTAGATCGGAACCAGCTACTGTCATGGTGCAACCATGCGTGAGTGGATTCGAGGTGGTGGTGACCAGCTCAGCATCAGGTCTTGAGGCTTGGCCACTCTCAAGAGTTCTTGAAGTTCTTCACGAGCAAGGACTTGAAGTCATCAGCTCTTTAACCGCACGAGTCAATGAGAGGCTCATGTACACTATTCAAGTCGAG GTAAATAGCTTTGGTTGCTTCGACTTAACTTGGTTGCAGCAGAAGCTAATTGATGAGTTAGTACTTTCTACGACCAGGCACTGA
- the LOC104726547 gene encoding transcription factor bHLH120-like isoform X1 produces MDPCNNPKKTRRQSHMPHVGDETKKEKKLLHRNMERQRRQEMAILFASLRNQLPLKYIKALSSQGKRAMSDHVNGAVTFIKDTQTRIQELSARRDELKRETGDPTTSQTRSGSGSGSSRSEPATVMVQPCVSGFEVVVTSSASGLEAWPLSRVLEVLHEQGLEVISSLTARVNERLMYTIQVEVNSFGCFDLTWLQQKLIDELVLSTTRH; encoded by the exons ATGGATCCTTGTAACAATCCTAAGAAGACAAGGCGGCAGAGTCATATGCCTCACGTAGGAGATGAaacgaagaaggagaagaagcttctCCACCGCAACATGGAGCGGCAAAGAAGACAAGAAATGGCGATCCTTTTCGCCTCTCTTCGTAATCAGCTACCTCTGAAATACATCAag GCTCTTTCTTCGCAGGGAAAGAGAGCGATGTCAGATCATGTAAACGGAGCAGTAACTTTCATCAAGGACACGCAAACACGGATACAAGAACTCTCCGCAAGAAGAGACGAGCTAAAGAGAGAGACTGGTGACCCTACTACTAGTCAAACTcgatccggatccggatctgGGTCAAGTAGATCGGAACCAGCTACTGTCATGGTGCAACCATGCGTGAGTGGATTCGAGGTGGTGGTGACCAGCTCAGCATCAGGTCTTGAGGCTTGGCCACTCTCAAGAGTTCTTGAAGTTCTTCACGAGCAAGGACTTGAAGTCATCAGCTCTTTAACCGCACGAGTCAATGAGAGGCTCATGTACACTATTCAAGTCGAG GTAAATAGCTTTGGTTGCTTCGACTTAACTTGGTTGCAGCAGAAGCTAATTGATGAGTTAGTACTTTCTACGACCAGGCACTGA